The Streptomyces agglomeratus genome includes the window CGGGCTTCGCACCCTCGGCCTTGGCGCGGATCAGATCTTCCAGGGCTGCGCGGTAATGATCACGGAAACCACTGAGGTCCTCAACGGCCATGGCCTCCATGAGGTCGACGGCCGCCTCGATCTCCTCGTCGGCCACGGGCACAGGCTTGGGGAGCAAGGACTCAGGGGAGCGGATCTCGTCCGGCCACTTCAGGCTGTGCAGGACGATCGCGTCCTCCTTGATCCGCAGCAGCCCGAGGCGCTCCCGGTTGTGCCACGCGTACTTGGCGACGGCGACCTTGCTGGAGCGCTCCAGGGCCTGGCGGAGCACGTAGGGCTTCGCTGCGACGGCGCCGTCGGCTGCCAGATAGTAGGAGTCGCCGATGCGTACAGGGTCGATGGACTCGGCCGGCACGAAGCGACGATCTCGATGGCCTTCGCGGTGGGCAGCGGCATGCGTCGAGCTCGGCGTCCGTGACCTCGATGATCGTGTCGCGGGAGATCTCGTAGCCGCGCCCGATCTCGCCCTGGTGCACGACTTGCCCGTCCAGCTCGCAGACCTTCTGGTACCGGATCCGACCGCCATCGGCCTCATGGAACTGACGGAAGGCGATGCTGTGGTTC containing:
- a CDS encoding Ku protein: MPAESIDPVRIGDSYYLAADGAVAAKPYVLRQALERSSKVAVAKYAWHNRERLGLLRIKEDAIVLHSLKWPDEIRSPESLLPKPVPVADEEIEAAVDLMEAMAVEDLSGFRDHYRAALEDLIRAKAEGAKPEGAQPEPAAARRRPHVRTARIRESHARPAARSRPRGRRGRR